One window of the Rhodococcus sovatensis genome contains the following:
- a CDS encoding YccF domain-containing protein: protein MRVILNIIWLIFGGLWLALGYFAAGIICCILIITIPFGIASFRIGVYALWPFGKTVVERPTSGVASVIGNVIWLIVAGVWLAIGHIATAIAMAITIIGIPLAVANLKMIPISLMPLGKDIVDA, encoded by the coding sequence ATGCGAGTGATTCTGAACATCATCTGGTTGATCTTCGGCGGGCTGTGGCTCGCGCTGGGCTACTTCGCAGCGGGCATCATCTGCTGCATCCTCATCATCACGATCCCGTTCGGCATCGCCTCGTTCCGGATCGGCGTCTACGCACTGTGGCCGTTCGGCAAGACCGTCGTCGAGCGGCCGACGTCGGGAGTCGCGTCGGTCATCGGAAACGTGATCTGGCTGATCGTTGCCGGGGTGTGGTTGGCGATCGGCCACATTGCCACGGCGATCGCGATGGCCATCACCATCATCGGCATACCGCTCGCCGTCGCGAACCTGAAGATGATCCCGATATCGCTCATGCCGTTGGGCAAGGACATCGTCGACGCCTGA
- a CDS encoding glutaminyl-peptide cyclotransferase encodes MSASFRVLLGLLVWAALLAGCTSSTPAATDSSATDLSVSVVRTLPHDRTAFTQGLEVSDGRLYESTGRNGSSYITVSDLVTGAELRRMDLSADYFGEGFTVAGDTAWQITWQDGVAIARDPQTLEELRRVEYDGEGWGLCDIPDTGLVMSDGSSTLTFRDPVTFEETSTVEVTSGGQPVANLNELECTEDGSVYANVWRTFDIVRIDPSTGAVTAMIDARPLWDAMTADERAGADVLNGIAQIPGTDRFLLTGKLWPTMYEVEFTDSK; translated from the coding sequence ATGTCGGCCTCGTTTCGTGTCCTGCTTGGCCTTCTCGTGTGGGCCGCACTGCTGGCGGGCTGCACATCCTCCACCCCTGCCGCTACGGATTCTTCGGCCACGGACCTGTCCGTATCGGTCGTACGCACCCTCCCGCACGACCGGACCGCGTTCACCCAGGGGCTGGAAGTATCCGACGGTCGCCTGTACGAAAGCACTGGTCGCAACGGGTCCTCTTACATCACAGTGTCCGATCTCGTCACCGGCGCCGAACTCCGCCGAATGGACCTGTCCGCTGACTACTTCGGCGAAGGGTTCACCGTCGCCGGCGACACCGCATGGCAGATCACCTGGCAAGACGGGGTCGCGATCGCGCGCGACCCGCAGACTCTCGAGGAGCTCCGCCGCGTCGAGTACGACGGTGAAGGCTGGGGGCTGTGCGACATCCCGGACACCGGCCTGGTGATGAGCGACGGGTCGTCGACGCTGACCTTTCGTGACCCAGTGACATTCGAGGAGACTTCGACGGTCGAGGTGACCTCGGGCGGACAACCGGTGGCGAACCTCAACGAACTCGAATGCACCGAGGACGGTTCGGTGTACGCGAACGTATGGCGCACCTTCGACATCGTCCGGATCGATCCGAGCACCGGAGCCGTCACCGCCATGATCGATGCCCGTCCGCTGTGGGATGCGATGACGGCAGACGAGCGAGCCGGCGCCGACGTGCTCAACGGCATCGCGCAGATCCCCGGAACCGATCGCTTTCTGCTGACTGGAAAGCTGTGGCCGACCATGTACGAGGTGGAGTTCACAGACTCCAAGTGA
- a CDS encoding cold-shock protein, with product MPTGKVKWYDVDKGFGFLSQEEGEDVYVRSSALPAGVEGLKAGQRVEFGMAAGRRGPQALSLTVIEPAPTVRQNTPNRREPVERKHTPDQLHGMVEDMITLLEATIQPELRKGKYPDRKTAQKISEVVRAVARELDS from the coding sequence GTGCCTACCGGCAAGGTGAAATGGTACGACGTCGACAAGGGATTCGGCTTCCTCTCGCAGGAGGAAGGTGAGGACGTCTACGTCCGTTCGTCGGCGCTCCCGGCAGGTGTCGAGGGCCTCAAGGCGGGCCAGCGCGTCGAGTTCGGGATGGCCGCGGGACGCCGTGGACCGCAGGCGCTCAGCCTGACGGTCATCGAACCTGCACCGACCGTGCGTCAGAACACGCCGAACCGCCGTGAGCCGGTCGAGCGCAAGCACACCCCGGACCAGCTGCACGGCATGGTCGAGGACATGATCACGCTGCTCGAGGCAACGATTCAGCCCGAGCTGCGCAAGGGTAAGTACCCGGACCGCAAGACCGCCCAGAAGATCTCCGAGGTCGTTCGCGCGGTGGCCCGGGAACTCGACAGCTGA
- a CDS encoding DUF2771 family protein has protein sequence MNFAPKTKKLLAIGTAGLLVIGVASVAVLALLISDAPDHRPTITAYADGTAVTVEPYLYCPVEAPLCAPDGVSASVPVRAGRPLQLSLPSEITSAPWIVAAVYSDGSDSNGSGNVVETDTLYLPDQKLGLTVAPVDDGGRELLGVEIRLPSGVISSDTAQEEIISHAIWSIATS, from the coding sequence GTGAACTTCGCACCGAAGACCAAGAAACTACTGGCCATCGGAACCGCCGGTCTCCTCGTCATCGGCGTCGCATCTGTCGCTGTCCTGGCGCTCCTGATCTCGGATGCGCCAGATCATCGACCGACCATCACCGCGTACGCCGACGGAACGGCCGTCACGGTCGAGCCCTACCTGTACTGCCCCGTCGAGGCGCCGCTGTGCGCCCCCGACGGAGTCAGTGCGAGCGTTCCGGTGCGAGCCGGCCGTCCGCTGCAGCTATCGCTACCCTCCGAGATCACCTCGGCACCGTGGATCGTCGCAGCCGTGTACTCGGACGGCAGTGACTCGAACGGCAGTGGCAACGTTGTGGAGACCGACACGCTGTACCTACCCGACCAGAAGCTCGGACTTACAGTCGCACCGGTCGACGACGGCGGCCGGGAACTGCTCGGCGTCGAGATCAGACTGCCGTCCGGGGTGATCTCCTCCGATACCGCGCAGGAGGAGATCATCAGCCACGCGATCTGGTCGATCGCGACGAGCTAG
- a CDS encoding MFS transporter, giving the protein MTDPRDSDAPPGEDHPGFDNYPPAGQERSLRSDPHGHVPSRRTPLPPLHPTPQKSPTQPSAGAKSQGPKPPPMPRKLTVTRVAAMRSRELTGKGIATFQRAAKADGADKSGLTALTYATMANFASDAAMAVALANTLFFSAATGEDKTKVALYLVITIAPFALIAPLIGPMLDRLQHGRRIALATSFLLRTVLAVVLVFNFDSWLLYPAALGMLVLSKSFAVLKSAVTPRVLPPEIDLVRVNSRLTVFGLLGGTIVAGGIAGGIAFIADSPGALWFVAAVTVFGAWLSMRIPSWVEVTEGEVPATLSYHGDNAQTEVIRRGKSTAAPAKARRQPLGRSVIIGLWGNGTIRVLTGFLTLYVAFVAKAQTDHEPIKQAAMLGLVGAAAAIGNFAGNATGARLKLGKPAIVVLRCTAAVTFIAIVAAVTDSLLTAALAALVASCASALAKVSLDASLQADLPPESIASGFGRSETVLQLCWVLGGTLGVLLPTEYWLGFTVVSVVLTIGLVQTFLTYRGRSLLPGFGGNRPDHADQEVPTTVS; this is encoded by the coding sequence GTGACCGATCCCCGCGACTCCGACGCCCCACCGGGTGAGGACCATCCAGGGTTCGACAACTATCCGCCCGCTGGTCAGGAGCGGAGCCTGCGGAGTGACCCGCATGGACACGTTCCGAGCCGGCGGACGCCGCTGCCGCCCCTGCATCCCACACCCCAGAAGTCCCCGACGCAACCGTCCGCGGGAGCGAAATCACAGGGTCCGAAGCCTCCGCCGATGCCCCGCAAGCTGACCGTCACGCGCGTTGCTGCGATGCGCAGCCGTGAGCTGACCGGCAAGGGCATCGCAACGTTCCAGCGAGCAGCCAAAGCCGATGGTGCCGACAAGTCGGGGTTGACCGCACTGACCTACGCCACGATGGCGAACTTCGCATCCGACGCCGCCATGGCCGTGGCCCTCGCGAACACGCTGTTCTTCTCCGCGGCGACCGGCGAGGACAAGACGAAGGTGGCGTTGTATCTCGTCATCACGATTGCACCGTTCGCGTTGATCGCTCCGCTCATCGGACCGATGCTCGACCGGCTTCAGCACGGTCGACGGATCGCGCTGGCAACGTCGTTCCTGTTACGTACAGTGCTCGCGGTGGTGCTGGTGTTCAATTTCGACAGTTGGCTCCTGTACCCAGCGGCCCTCGGAATGCTGGTCCTGAGCAAATCGTTCGCAGTGCTCAAGAGCGCAGTGACGCCCCGCGTGCTGCCGCCCGAGATCGACCTCGTCAGGGTCAACTCGCGGCTGACGGTGTTCGGTCTGCTCGGCGGAACCATCGTCGCCGGAGGTATTGCCGGAGGTATCGCATTCATCGCCGATTCACCCGGTGCACTGTGGTTCGTTGCGGCCGTCACCGTGTTCGGTGCGTGGCTGTCGATGCGCATTCCGTCGTGGGTGGAGGTCACCGAGGGCGAAGTTCCGGCCACGCTCAGCTATCACGGCGACAACGCCCAGACCGAGGTCATCCGGCGTGGAAAGTCGACTGCTGCGCCGGCAAAGGCCCGGCGGCAGCCGCTCGGTAGATCGGTCATCATCGGATTGTGGGGCAACGGAACCATTCGAGTGCTCACCGGATTCCTGACGCTGTACGTCGCCTTCGTCGCGAAGGCCCAGACAGACCACGAACCCATCAAGCAAGCAGCGATGCTCGGACTCGTCGGCGCGGCCGCTGCGATCGGCAATTTCGCGGGCAACGCCACGGGTGCGCGCCTCAAGCTCGGCAAACCTGCCATCGTCGTACTCAGGTGCACAGCGGCAGTCACGTTCATCGCGATCGTCGCTGCCGTCACCGACAGTCTGTTGACGGCAGCCCTGGCGGCCCTCGTCGCCTCGTGCGCGAGTGCCCTTGCCAAGGTCTCCCTCGACGCATCACTGCAGGCGGATCTGCCTCCGGAGTCGATAGCCTCCGGCTTCGGGCGGTCCGAGACAGTTCTACAGCTCTGCTGGGTGCTCGGCGGCACCTTGGGGGTTCTGCTGCCCACCGAGTACTGGCTGGGCTTCACCGTCGTATCGGTAGTGCTTACGATCGGTCTCGTCCAAACGTTCCTGACCTACCGCGGGCGATCCCTGCTCCCCGGCTTCGGCGGCAACCGGCCCGACCACGCCGACCAGGAAGTACCGACTACCGTTTCGTAG